From Musa acuminata AAA Group cultivar baxijiao chromosome BXJ3-8, Cavendish_Baxijiao_AAA, whole genome shotgun sequence, one genomic window encodes:
- the LOC135644987 gene encoding dehydration-responsive element-binding protein 1F-like translates to MNCDNSSSSSSSSSSVSTSSSSSSTTRNQHQPAPSPKRKAGRKKFRETRHPVYHGVPESRGGRWACEVREPRRKSRICLGTFSTPDMAARAHDVTAMALRGESAQLNFPDSAWTVPRARSAVPEDIRRAATQAAEGSAPSEPSPPVEAPTTSRRTPGRDARAAESEAAAPRPAPVFVDEEAVFNMPGLMEDMARGMLVTPPSMQRGVDWDGASDECVWDLSLWTDEL, encoded by the coding sequence ATGAACTGCGAtaactcctcctcttcctcctcctcctcctcctccgtgtcCACCTCGTCGTCGTCATCCTCGACGACGCGCAACCAGCACCAGCCGGCCCCGTCGCCCAAGCGGAAGGCGGGGCGGAAGAAGTTCCGGGAGACGCGCCACCCTGTGTACCACGGCGTGCCGGAGAGCCGCGGCGGCAGGTGGGCGTGCGAGGTGCGGGAGCCCCGGAGGAAGAGCCGGATCTGTCTCGGGACATTCTCGACGCCGGATATGGCCGCCAGGGCGCACGACGTGACCGCCATGGCGCTCCGGGGCGAGTCGGCCCAGCTCAACTTCCCCGACTCGGCCTGGACGGTGCCCCGAGCGAGGTCGGCCGTCCCGGAGGACATCCGCCGCGCCGCGACCCAGGCGGCCGAAGGGTCTGCTCCCTCCGAACCGTCACCGCCTGTAGAGGCGCCAACGACATCCCGAAGAACTCCGGGAAGGGATGCAAGGGCGGCGGAGTCGGAGGCTGCAGCTCCGCGGCCAGCTCCGGTGTTCGTGGACGAAGAGGCGGTGTTCAACATGCCGGGGTTGATGGAGGACATGGCAAGGGGAATGCTGGTGACGCCGCCGTCGATGCAGAGAGGGGTCGATTGGGACGGCGCCAGCGACGAATGCGTCTGGGACCTGTCGCTTTGGACGGACGAGCTGTGA
- the LOC103994708 gene encoding uncharacterized protein At4g22758-like has protein sequence MSYGCIYCFPQMQTRRATRFVHVCLPHVYLRVCCIPCFRVRNIPIYTPCVPRPQRPGRADMRESRKARPERSASFHGRTTTLTASPLDRSQIRRPKTQPELLPRGRSGAGEERRLPAKVLVNVSVQRSLGPVQVMASAEWSVGDLVAATVRLYVKEGRRPPIPTAEPSAFGLHYSQFSLEGLDPEEKLMGLGSRNFFLCLNPVPVSEAASAAATATAASATGSRFKQAEKSSEIGISCFSFMDFLL, from the exons ATGAGTTATGGCTGCATATACTGCTTCCCCCAGATGCAGACCAGACGAGCAACCCGCTTCGTCCATGTCTGCCTTCCCCATGTATATCTGAGAGTTTGCTGCATTCCTTGCTTCAGAGTTCGTAACATACCAATATATACCCCTTGTGTTCCGCGTCCGCAGCGGCCAGGAAGAGCGGACATGAGAGAGAGCAGGAAGGCTCGGCCCGAGCGGTCGGCTTCGTTCCACGGCCGGACGACGACGTTAACGGCCTCCCCGCTGGACCGCAGCCAGATTCGGCGGCCTAAGACCCAGCCGGAACTGCTGCCCCGGGGGAGGAGCGGCGCGGGAGAGGAGCGGAGGTTGCCGGCGAAGGTGCTTGTGAACGTGTCCGTGCAGCGCAGCCTGGGGCCGGTGCAGGTGATGGCGTCCGCGGAGTGGAGCGTCGGGGACCTGGTGGCCGCCACGGTCCGGCTCTACGTGAAGGAGGGGCGGCGGCCACCCATCCCCACGGCGGAGCCCTCCGCCTTTGGCCTCCATTACTCCCAGTTCAGCCTCGAAG GTCTGGATCCGGAGGAGAAGTTGATGGGGTTGGGCTCAAGGAACTTCTTCCTCTGCCTCAACCCCGTCCCTGTTTCAGAAGCAGCAAGCGCAGCAGCAACAGCTACCGCTGCCTCTGCAACTGGTTCTCGCTTCAAACAAGCCGAGAAGTCATCAGAGATCGGCATCTCCTGCTTCAGTTTCATGGACTTCTTGCTATAG
- the LOC103994707 gene encoding protein PSK SIMULATOR 1-like — MRQVKSETWLGRVRLTRGSRRRKDGATGTTKPATVGVLAFEVGRYMSKVAQLWHALSDDHVGRMREEVLRLEGVRKLVSDDEGFLLALALAEMTDVLGSLARSVACLAWRCSDPVLRRFDAEFANLVQNGDDPFGFEYAGRKMERKVKKMEKFVATGTNLYQELELQAELQQGLRRMLANPDACRPQDSVTCFRNKVVRHRQQLKHLRETSLWVRTYDYVVRLLARSLFSIIGRMRLVFGFRKFNMTPLLLNRAAEASPEANPKGSNSTVNMNLSSSMIDPRSQPQNAPVSTLGAAALALHYANVIVLIEKLATSAYLMDADARDDLYSMLTTSIKAALRDRLEPYGKNLAPPARNPALAAEWTATVTGMLERLAPLAHNMIRWQSDRSFEQQSSVPSSGILLLQTLYFADQKKAEDAITELLVGLTYLWRYRLIY, encoded by the coding sequence ATGAGGCAGGTGAAATCGGAAACGTGGCTGGGTCGGGTGCGGCTCACCAGAGGGAGCAGACGGAGGAAGGACGGCGCAACCGGGACGACAAAGCCTGCCACCGTCGGGGTTCTGGCCTTCGAGGTGGGGCGGTACATGTCCAAGGTCGCCCAGCTGTGGCACGCCCTCAGCGACGACCACGTCGGCCGGATGCGCGAGGAGGTCCTCCGCCTTGAGGGCGTCCGGAAGCTCGTTTCCGACGACGAAGGGTTCCTCCTCGCGCTCGCCCTCGCCGAGATGACCGACGTCCTCGGGTCGCTCGCCCGCTCGGTGGCCTGCCTCGCGTGGAGGTGCTCCGACCCTGTGCTGCGGCGGTTCGACGCCGAGTTCGCGAACCTGGTACAGAACGGCGATGACCCCTTCGGCTTTGAGTACGCCGGGCGGAAGATGGAGCGCAAAGTGAAGAAGATGGAGAAGTTCGTCGCGACGGGCACGAACCTATATCAGGAGCTCGAGTTGCAGGCGGAGCTTCAGCAGGGGCTGCGGCGGATGCTGGCCAACCCCGATGCCTGCCGCCCTCAGGACAGCGTCACCTGTTTCCGGAATAAGGTGGTGAGGCACCGGCAACAGCTGAAGCACCTGCGCGAGACTTCCCTGTGGGTTCGGACCTACGATTACGTTGTCCGGCTGCTGGCCCGGTCCCTCTTCTCGATCATCGGAAGGATGCGACTAGTGTTCGGATTCCGGAAGTTCAATATGACGCCATTGCTTCTCAACAGAGCTGCTGAAGCAAGCCCAGAGGCTAACCCAAAAGGCAGCAATAGCACGGTGAACATGAATCTTTCAtcgtctatgatcgatcccaggtCTCAGCCACAAAATGCTCCGGTCTCCACCCTCGGCGCTGCAGCGCTAGCGCTGCACTACGCAAATGTGATCGTCCTGATCGAGAAGCTTGCGACGTCTGCCTATTTGATGGACGCAGATGCGAGGGATGATCTCTACAGCATGTTAACCACAAGCATAAAAGCAGCGCTCAGAGACAGGCTGGAACCCTACGGGAAGAACTTGGCACCACCAGCTCGCAATCCCGCCCTCGCGGCCGAGTGGACTGCGACGGTGACAGGGATGTTGGAACGGCTGGCGCCGCTCGCTCACAACATGATCCGGTGGCAGTCCGACCGGAGCTTCGAGCAGCAGAGTTCGGTTCCAAGCTCCGGCATTCTTCTGCTACAGACACTTTACTTTGCAGACCAGAAGAAGGCAGAGGATGCCATTACTGAACTGCTTGTTGGTTTGACCTATTTATGGA